A single Candidatus Deferrimicrobiaceae bacterium DNA region contains:
- a CDS encoding NAD(P)H-hydrate dehydratase, whose protein sequence is MKIVTAHQMAELDRVSIEEYGIPSVALMENAGRACTDRILMVFEDKGLSPQEASVAIVCGRGNNGGDGFVIARHLHNRGAYVEVFLLDEEDRLSPDAHLQIEILKKMDVEIHIVRDTEGVDDLRSYLEEVHLCVDAILGTGLKNPLTGLIREVVETINLSMATVFAVDIPSGIDATTGRILGEAIRADYTGTFGLLKVGQMLLPGSIHCGETDVYDIGIPSRAVFEADIKTEALDERTVKSMLSIRPPDFHKGDAGRVYILGGSPGMTGAPCLAGRAALRMGAGLITVIVPESLRPIVEAKLMEVMSIGVADQGKGFFTSESLPQIVEAISRADVAVIGPGMGTFPGAKAFMSDLIPLIRVPFIIDADGLNALEGDLGILRTAKAPCILTPHPGEMSRLTGESIDAIESSRLAAARHLAEEQNVTVILKGARTVIATPMGDVFINTTGNPYMASGGMGDTLSGMIAALASQGLSPNDAACAGVYLHGMSADILVRRHPISPVSATDVIENIFEALQHTLGDPQEEE, encoded by the coding sequence ATGAAAATCGTCACAGCACACCAGATGGCCGAGCTCGACCGGGTTTCGATCGAGGAATACGGCATCCCCTCGGTCGCGTTGATGGAAAATGCCGGACGGGCTTGCACCGACCGCATCCTGATGGTTTTCGAGGACAAGGGACTCTCTCCCCAGGAGGCGTCGGTCGCCATTGTCTGCGGCCGGGGCAACAACGGAGGGGACGGGTTCGTCATCGCGCGCCACCTGCACAACCGGGGGGCCTACGTCGAGGTTTTTCTTCTCGACGAGGAAGACCGCCTGTCGCCCGACGCGCACCTGCAGATCGAGATTCTCAAGAAGATGGACGTGGAGATCCACATCGTCCGCGATACCGAAGGGGTCGATGACCTTCGTTCCTACCTCGAGGAAGTCCATCTTTGCGTCGACGCGATCCTGGGAACGGGGCTCAAGAACCCGCTAACGGGGCTGATCCGCGAGGTCGTCGAGACGATCAACCTCTCCATGGCCACCGTCTTCGCGGTCGACATCCCATCCGGAATCGACGCCACGACCGGACGTATCCTGGGCGAGGCGATCCGCGCCGACTACACCGGAACCTTCGGCCTCCTCAAGGTCGGCCAGATGCTGCTTCCTGGCTCGATCCATTGCGGCGAGACGGACGTCTACGACATCGGGATCCCCTCGCGCGCCGTATTCGAGGCCGATATCAAGACCGAGGCGCTCGACGAGCGCACGGTCAAGAGCATGCTTTCCATCCGCCCCCCGGATTTCCACAAGGGGGATGCGGGCCGTGTCTATATCCTGGGCGGATCGCCCGGCATGACCGGCGCGCCCTGCCTGGCCGGACGCGCGGCGTTGCGGATGGGCGCCGGGCTCATCACCGTGATCGTCCCCGAATCGCTTCGCCCGATCGTCGAAGCCAAGCTCATGGAAGTCATGTCCATCGGGGTTGCCGACCAGGGGAAGGGGTTCTTCACCTCCGAATCGCTTCCGCAGATCGTCGAGGCGATCTCGCGCGCCGACGTCGCCGTGATCGGCCCGGGGATGGGCACGTTCCCCGGCGCCAAGGCGTTCATGTCCGACCTCATCCCGCTGATCCGCGTCCCCTTCATCATCGACGCGGACGGGCTCAATGCGCTCGAGGGCGACCTCGGCATTCTTCGGACGGCGAAGGCGCCCTGCATCCTGACGCCCCACCCGGGCGAGATGTCGCGCCTGACCGGGGAATCCATCGACGCCATCGAATCCTCCCGTCTCGCCGCCGCCCGTCATCTGGCCGAAGAACAGAACGTCACCGTTATCCTCAAAGGGGCACGCACGGTCATCGCCACGCCGATGGGCGACGTGTTCATCAATACCACCGGCAACCCCTACATGGCATCGGGGGGGATGGGCGACACGCTATCGGGCATGATCGCAGCGCTTGCTTCCCAGGGGCTTTCCCCGAACGACGCCGCTTGCGCGGGCGTCTACCTGCACGGGATGTCCGCCGATATCCTGGTCCGTCGCCATCCGATCTCGCCCGTATCCGCCACGGACGTCATCGAAAACATTTTCGAAGCGCTAC
- a CDS encoding holo-ACP synthase produces MIVGTGIDIVEISRIEQLLGRYPERFVSRVFTDAEAQYAFSGVLASERLAGRFAVKEAVMKAFGTGKSQGILWRDVETIRTPSGKPEVRLHGQALKWLEKIGADTIHVSITHDGGRAVAFVIIERKGILS; encoded by the coding sequence ATGATCGTCGGAACCGGCATCGACATCGTCGAAATCTCCCGCATTGAGCAATTGCTCGGGCGCTATCCGGAGCGGTTCGTTTCGCGCGTTTTCACCGATGCCGAGGCGCAATACGCCTTTTCCGGCGTGCTCGCCTCCGAGCGTCTCGCCGGACGGTTCGCCGTCAAGGAAGCCGTCATGAAGGCCTTCGGCACCGGCAAATCGCAGGGCATCCTCTGGCGCGACGTCGAGACGATCCGGACGCCCTCCGGCAAGCCCGAGGTGCGATTGCACGGACAGGCATTGAAGTGGCTAGAAAAGATCGGCGCCGACACCATCCACGTGTCGATCACTCACGACGGCGGCCGGGCCGTCGCATTCGTCATCATCGAACGAAAAGGAATCCTTTCATGA
- a CDS encoding pyridoxine 5'-phosphate synthase, protein MTRPPEIAGRRRLGVNIDHIATLRQARGGQSPDPVFAAGIAEHHGADGITIHLREDRRHIQDRDLELLLKTVQTRINLEMAATEEMIGIALAAKPYSATLVPEKRKELTTEGGLDVARQKESVRAGVARLKASGILVSLFIDADPAQIAASSDIGADAIEIHTGPFCEAFNRRHYDRALATMARAAESAANLGLKVFAGHGLDVRSIVPVLAIPEIEEFNIGHSIMARAIFIGLGPAVREIADLIHGR, encoded by the coding sequence ATGACCCGGCCCCCCGAAATCGCCGGGCGCCGCCGTCTCGGCGTCAACATCGACCACATCGCGACGCTGCGCCAGGCCCGCGGAGGACAGTCTCCCGATCCGGTGTTTGCCGCGGGGATCGCCGAGCATCACGGCGCCGACGGCATCACCATCCACCTTCGCGAAGACCGCCGGCACATCCAGGATCGCGATCTCGAGCTTCTCCTCAAGACGGTGCAAACCCGGATCAACCTCGAGATGGCGGCCACCGAGGAAATGATCGGGATCGCCCTCGCGGCCAAACCCTATTCCGCCACTTTGGTCCCCGAGAAACGCAAGGAGCTGACCACGGAAGGGGGCCTCGACGTCGCCCGTCAAAAGGAATCGGTCCGGGCCGGCGTCGCCCGTCTCAAGGCCTCGGGCATCCTCGTCAGTTTGTTCATTGACGCCGACCCGGCGCAGATCGCAGCTTCATCCGACATCGGCGCCGACGCCATCGAGATCCACACGGGCCCGTTCTGCGAAGCGTTCAACCGCAGGCACTACGACCGCGCTCTCGCGACCATGGCCCGGGCCGCGGAAAGCGCCGCCAACCTGGGGCTCAAGGTGTTCGCCGGGCATGGGCTCGATGTCCGAAGCATCGTCCCGGTGCTTGCCATCCCCGAGATCGAAGAGTTCAACATCGGGCACAGCATCATGGCCCGGGCGATCTTCATCGGCCTCGGGCCAGCCGTTCGCGAGATCGCCGATCTCATCCACGGCCGGTAA
- the glmM gene encoding phosphoglucosamine mutase: MSRKLFGTDGVRGVANTDPMTVETALALGQAVVHVFRNHTGRHKVVIGKDTRLSGYMFETALSAGICAMGGDVLLVGPLPTPGIAFLTHSMRADAGVVISASHNPYQDNGIKFFGRDGFKLPDELEARIEELATGEILKTLRPPSPQIGKAQRIDDATGRYIVFLKNTFPSHLSLEGLRIAVDCGNGAAYKIAPQVFQELGAEVIPIGISPNGTNINELCGSLHPEIVSSKVREVRADLGISLDGDADRVIVVDRNGNVINGDRIMAICANELKRTNRLKNDTVVATVMSNIGLELYLKERGIRLVRTAVGDRYVVEAMRAGGFNFGGEQSGHLVFLDHATTGDGVLAALQLLAVMVETGRPLEDLGTELAVFPQVLRNVRLERRVPIEEFPGFVAAMSEFEKQLGNRGRIVVRYSGTEPLLRIMAEGEDQSQVDAIVYALAEKAGNEFQ, translated from the coding sequence TTGAGCAGAAAGCTGTTCGGAACCGACGGCGTCCGCGGCGTCGCGAATACCGATCCCATGACCGTCGAGACCGCGTTGGCGCTCGGCCAGGCCGTCGTACATGTGTTCCGTAATCACACGGGCCGCCACAAGGTGGTCATCGGAAAAGACACGCGGCTGTCCGGCTACATGTTCGAGACGGCGCTCTCGGCCGGCATCTGCGCCATGGGCGGCGACGTCCTACTCGTCGGCCCGCTCCCGACGCCGGGGATCGCCTTCCTGACCCACTCGATGCGGGCGGATGCCGGCGTCGTAATCTCGGCGTCCCATAACCCCTACCAGGACAACGGCATCAAGTTCTTCGGCCGGGACGGCTTCAAGCTGCCCGATGAGCTTGAGGCACGCATCGAAGAGCTGGCCACGGGCGAGATACTCAAGACGCTGCGTCCCCCGTCTCCCCAGATCGGGAAGGCGCAACGGATCGATGACGCCACCGGCCGCTACATCGTGTTCCTCAAGAACACGTTTCCTTCGCATCTTTCCCTCGAAGGATTGCGCATCGCGGTCGACTGCGGCAACGGCGCAGCCTACAAGATCGCCCCCCAGGTGTTCCAGGAGCTGGGGGCCGAAGTGATCCCGATCGGAATCAGCCCCAACGGCACCAACATCAACGAGCTTTGCGGCTCGCTTCATCCCGAGATCGTCTCGTCGAAGGTTCGAGAAGTGCGTGCCGACCTGGGCATCTCCCTCGACGGGGATGCCGACCGGGTGATCGTGGTCGACCGGAACGGGAACGTCATCAACGGTGACCGGATCATGGCCATCTGCGCCAACGAGCTGAAGCGGACGAACCGTCTTAAGAACGATACCGTCGTGGCGACCGTGATGAGCAATATCGGGCTCGAGCTCTACCTGAAAGAGCGCGGCATCCGGCTGGTCCGCACGGCGGTTGGCGACCGCTACGTGGTCGAGGCCATGCGCGCAGGCGGCTTCAACTTCGGCGGAGAGCAATCGGGCCATCTCGTCTTCCTCGACCACGCAACGACCGGCGACGGCGTGCTCGCAGCGTTGCAATTGCTCGCGGTCATGGTCGAGACCGGGCGCCCCCTCGAAGATCTCGGAACCGAGCTGGCGGTGTTTCCCCAGGTGCTGCGGAATGTCCGCCTCGAGCGCCGAGTGCCGATCGAAGAGTTTCCCGGCTTCGTCGCCGCCATGTCCGAATTCGAAAAACAGCTGGGCAACCGGGGCCGGATCGTCGTCCGCTACAGCGGCACCGAACCGCTCCTCCGGATCATGGCCGAGGGCGAAGATCAGAGCCAGGTCGATGCGATCGTCTATGCCCTTGCCGAGAAAGCGGGGAACGAGTTCCAATGA
- a CDS encoding CdaR family protein produces the protein MSRISHFLRVSLLSNFAFKLIAVVLSIVLWWFIAGENQVQVGLVVPLEIRNLPAGALITNKVERQVEVRLSGPPSVLGNLKPDDISASINLSTMRPGRRIVTLDERSIRVPPGLLLTRIYPTAVEVVLERLDRRRLPVVPRIVVPPSIRSRISRIEVDPRTVEVEAPPGAFAQVGSLSTEEIVPENGKGLYTTMARVELWTVHAKIVGNPVVRVRIHFR, from the coding sequence ATGTCCCGTATCTCTCATTTCCTTCGGGTATCGCTCCTGAGCAACTTCGCCTTCAAGCTGATCGCGGTCGTCCTGTCGATCGTGCTCTGGTGGTTCATCGCCGGCGAGAACCAGGTCCAGGTCGGGCTGGTCGTCCCGCTCGAGATCCGCAACCTCCCGGCGGGGGCGCTGATCACCAACAAGGTCGAGCGGCAGGTCGAGGTCCGCTTGTCCGGACCGCCTTCCGTCCTCGGCAACCTCAAGCCCGACGACATCTCGGCTTCGATCAACCTGTCGACGATGCGTCCCGGTCGCCGCATCGTAACTCTGGACGAACGCAGCATCCGGGTGCCGCCCGGCCTCCTGTTGACCCGGATTTACCCGACAGCCGTCGAGGTGGTCCTTGAGCGACTGGATCGGCGGCGGCTTCCCGTCGTCCCCCGCATCGTCGTCCCGCCGTCGATCCGTTCCAGGATCTCGCGCATCGAAGTCGACCCCCGGACGGTCGAGGTCGAGGCTCCCCCTGGGGCGTTTGCGCAGGTCGGGTCGCTCTCGACCGAGGAGATCGTCCCCGAAAACGGCAAGGGGCTCTATACGACGATGGCCCGTGTCGAATTGTGGACCGTGCATGCTAAAATCGTCGGTAATCCAGTCGTGCGGGTTCGCATCCATTTCAGGTAG
- the cdaA gene encoding diadenylate cyclase CdaA — protein MLSLIPQIRPADILDILLVAFIIYWILVFIRGTRAVQMVSGLLLVMGLFVLSKKIGMVTFQWIVGNFLGSLMVILVVIFQTEIRRGLAKVGQSSFFGPRVSIPTIDFLEVFGNGIFSLAATRTGAIVLFERENGLQEFVENGKAIDATYSNELLAAIFSTASPIHDGAVVVRNERIAAAAVILPIPGDTSDTRGMGTRHRASWGIASETDTIAVVVSEETGNVSIFHDRTATRVNSSVELRDTLRVLFGKKESAR, from the coding sequence ATGCTGAGCCTCATCCCTCAAATCCGGCCTGCGGACATCCTCGACATCCTGCTTGTCGCTTTCATCATCTACTGGATCCTCGTCTTCATCCGCGGGACGCGCGCCGTCCAGATGGTTTCCGGCCTGCTGCTCGTCATGGGGCTCTTCGTCCTGTCCAAGAAGATCGGCATGGTCACGTTCCAATGGATCGTCGGCAATTTCCTCGGGAGCCTGATGGTCATCCTCGTCGTCATCTTTCAGACCGAGATCCGGCGCGGCCTCGCCAAGGTCGGGCAATCCTCCTTCTTCGGCCCGAGAGTGTCGATTCCCACCATCGATTTTCTCGAAGTCTTCGGCAACGGCATCTTTTCTTTGGCCGCGACCCGGACCGGCGCCATCGTATTGTTCGAACGCGAAAACGGCCTGCAGGAATTCGTCGAGAACGGGAAGGCGATCGACGCGACCTACTCCAACGAGCTGCTCGCGGCCATATTTTCCACGGCATCCCCCATCCACGACGGCGCGGTCGTGGTTCGCAACGAGCGGATCGCCGCTGCCGCCGTCATTCTTCCGATCCCGGGTGACACCTCCGATACCCGTGGGATGGGAACGCGCCATCGGGCGTCCTGGGGCATCGCCTCCGAGACCGATACGATCGCGGTCGTCGTCTCCGAAGAGACGGGCAATGTGTCCATCTTCCACGACCGAACGGCGACCCGGGTGAACTCTTCCGTCGAGCTGCGCGACACCCTTCGGGTGCTTTTCGGCAAGAAGGAATCCGCCCGCTGA
- the folP gene encoding dihydropteroate synthase, whose product MGILNLTPDSFSDGGRYEAPEQALSHALSMIAQGADIVDVGGETTRPGSNPVPEAKQIDRVCPVIESIRKRSDVFISVDTTRSAVAAAAIAAGADIVNDTSALADDEEMAEVVSRSGAAIVLMHRQGIPATMQQAPHYDAFFPELLTGLRRRIALAEGKGILADQIVIDPGVGFGKRFEDNLEIHRSLHLLHSLSKPILFASSRKSFLGVVSGGPPADRLAASIASNVIAAWQGAHMVRVHDVSATREAVALVAAVRKGSAC is encoded by the coding sequence ATGGGGATTCTGAACTTGACCCCCGATTCCTTCTCGGACGGCGGCAGGTATGAGGCCCCCGAACAGGCCTTGTCGCACGCCCTGTCGATGATCGCGCAGGGTGCCGACATCGTCGATGTCGGCGGAGAAACCACACGCCCGGGCTCGAATCCCGTCCCCGAGGCCAAGCAGATCGACCGCGTGTGCCCCGTCATCGAATCCATCCGGAAGCGATCCGACGTTTTCATCTCCGTGGACACTACCCGATCAGCCGTCGCCGCCGCCGCGATCGCCGCCGGGGCCGACATCGTCAACGACACCAGCGCACTGGCCGACGACGAGGAGATGGCCGAAGTCGTCTCGCGTTCGGGGGCCGCAATCGTCCTGATGCACCGCCAGGGTATTCCCGCGACCATGCAGCAGGCGCCGCATTACGATGCGTTCTTTCCCGAGCTCTTGACCGGTCTTCGCCGGCGAATCGCCCTGGCTGAGGGGAAGGGCATCCTTGCCGACCAGATCGTGATCGATCCGGGCGTCGGGTTCGGGAAACGGTTCGAGGACAACCTCGAGATCCATCGATCCCTTCACCTCCTGCATTCCCTGTCGAAACCGATCCTCTTCGCCTCGTCCAGAAAATCGTTCCTCGGGGTGGTTTCCGGAGGCCCGCCCGCCGATCGTCTCGCGGCCTCGATCGCCTCGAACGTCATCGCCGCATGGCAGGGCGCCCACATGGTTCGAGTCCACGACGTCAGCGCCACCCGCGAGGCCGTCGCCCTCGTAGCCGCCGTGCGGAAGGGCAGCGCATGCTGA
- the ftsH gene encoding ATP-dependent zinc metalloprotease FtsH: MNQFYRNLGVWLVIALAMVFLFNTFKTQKVEQVEVPFSEFVASVDAGKVKEVVIRGQEITGKYTDASGKDKKQFRTYAPDDPELVSNLREKNVRITAKPLDDNPWYMTLIVSWLPMLLLIGVWIFFMRQMQAGGGKAMSFGKSRAKLLTETTNKVTFSDVAGIEEAKEELQEIIAFLRDPKKFTRLGGRIPKGVLLVGSPGTGKTLLAKAIAGEAGVPFFSISGSDFVEMFVGVGAARVRDLFIQGKKSAPCIIFIDEIDAVGRHRGSGLGGGHDEREQTLNQLLVEMDGFESTEGLILIAATNRPDVLDPALLRPGRFDRQVVVPKPDVKGREQILGVHTSKIPLGDDVNLNVLAKGTPGFTGADLANLCNEAALYAAGKEMAKVTMDCFEMAKDKVMMGRERRSMIISDEEKKSTAYHEAGHAIVASMIPGTDPIHKVSIIPRGMALGLTQQLPIDERHTYSRQYLTNNITILMGGRVAEELVENELTTGAGNDIERATTLARKMVCEWGMSEKMGPMTFGQKQQEAIFLGRDINRHQDYSESTARDIDREIRDIITASYDKARKILGTNIDVLHKVARTLLEKEVVDGAVILSIINEMTSAPVPTPTGDENAQPTT; encoded by the coding sequence TTGAACCAGTTCTACAGGAATCTCGGCGTCTGGTTGGTCATCGCGCTGGCCATGGTCTTCTTGTTCAATACGTTCAAGACACAGAAGGTCGAGCAGGTCGAAGTGCCCTTTTCCGAATTCGTCGCCTCTGTCGATGCAGGGAAAGTGAAGGAAGTCGTCATCCGCGGCCAGGAGATCACGGGCAAGTACACCGACGCCTCGGGAAAGGACAAGAAACAGTTCCGCACCTATGCGCCCGACGATCCCGAGCTGGTCAGCAACCTTCGCGAGAAAAACGTCCGGATCACCGCCAAACCGCTCGACGACAACCCGTGGTACATGACGCTGATCGTCTCCTGGCTGCCGATGCTGTTGCTGATCGGCGTCTGGATCTTCTTCATGCGCCAGATGCAGGCCGGCGGGGGCAAGGCGATGTCGTTCGGGAAAAGCCGCGCCAAGCTGCTGACCGAAACGACCAACAAGGTGACCTTCTCCGACGTGGCGGGAATCGAGGAAGCCAAGGAAGAGCTTCAGGAGATCATCGCCTTCCTGCGGGACCCCAAGAAGTTCACCCGCCTCGGCGGCCGTATTCCCAAGGGCGTTCTGCTGGTCGGCTCGCCCGGCACGGGTAAAACGCTCCTGGCCAAGGCCATCGCCGGTGAGGCCGGTGTTCCGTTCTTCTCGATCAGCGGGTCCGACTTCGTCGAGATGTTCGTAGGCGTCGGCGCCGCGCGGGTGCGCGACCTGTTCATCCAGGGCAAGAAATCCGCCCCCTGCATCATCTTCATCGACGAAATCGACGCCGTCGGGCGCCATCGCGGATCCGGTCTTGGCGGGGGGCACGACGAACGCGAGCAGACGCTCAACCAGCTGCTGGTCGAGATGGACGGATTCGAATCCACCGAAGGGCTGATCCTGATCGCGGCAACCAACCGGCCCGACGTCCTCGATCCCGCGCTCCTTCGCCCGGGCCGCTTCGACCGTCAGGTCGTCGTTCCCAAGCCCGACGTCAAGGGGCGCGAGCAGATCCTCGGCGTGCATACCAGCAAGATCCCCCTGGGCGACGACGTCAACCTCAACGTGCTCGCGAAGGGAACCCCCGGCTTCACCGGGGCCGACCTGGCCAACCTCTGCAACGAAGCCGCACTCTACGCGGCAGGGAAAGAAATGGCCAAGGTCACGATGGATTGCTTCGAGATGGCCAAGGACAAGGTCATGATGGGCCGCGAGCGGCGGTCCATGATCATCAGCGACGAAGAAAAGAAATCGACCGCCTATCACGAAGCCGGTCACGCGATCGTCGCCTCGATGATTCCCGGCACCGACCCGATCCACAAGGTCAGCATCATTCCTCGCGGGATGGCGCTCGGTCTCACCCAGCAGCTTCCGATCGACGAGCGGCACACCTATTCGCGGCAATACCTCACCAACAACATCACCATCCTCATGGGGGGGCGTGTCGCCGAAGAGCTGGTCGAGAACGAATTGACGACCGGCGCCGGCAACGACATCGAGCGCGCCACCACCCTGGCCCGCAAAATGGTCTGCGAATGGGGCATGAGCGAAAAGATGGGGCCGATGACCTTCGGCCAGAAGCAGCAGGAAGCGATCTTCCTGGGTCGCGACATCAACCGGCACCAGGACTACAGCGAATCGACGGCGAGAGATATCGACCGCGAAATCCGCGATATCATCACGGCCTCCTACGACAAGGCCCGCAAGATTCTCGGCACCAACATCGACGTGCTGCACAAGGTGGCTCGGACGCTGCTCGAGAAGGAAGTGGTCGACGGGGCAGTCATCTTGAGCATCATCAACGAAATGACATCGGCTCCCGTGCCGACACCGACCGGGGACGAAAACGCCCAACCGACGACCTGA
- the tilS gene encoding tRNA lysidine(34) synthetase TilS: protein MSPAANRRSRTRKPKVAIALSGGPDSVYLLHRTLELCAEKGEPPPLALHLNHRLRGLASDEDQRFVETLAESLGFPLVVERVEAAGNGAAPGLEERAREQRYAFLKKSCEARGIRRLLVAHTADDQVETILMRFFEGSGITGLKGIPRSGEGGVERPLLDVWRSEIIQGLETAGHAWRLDESNADIRFERNWLRNILIPLLVQRYGAGVTSRIHLMGERFRELDDFIRSTATRWIRRNLRGNPPSFRRPSYSRLPSPVRIAVLYRLVLDHAGKAANERLLGQLDRTIVDGSPSAAIRAGGKLRFQNNYEIVSLVPGESNPFPDASNLGKSREALPNSPGVYHWGGPVPLEIRITEVSPAVAAKRMKAFAEQSPWTVYFDPGKILFPLSIGPLVKGDAVTPFGGKGRRKVKEIMIDRKVPRAERWGRGVVRDANGDILWIPGLCRSETAPVIPGTRKLLCLSAHPLC from the coding sequence TTGTCTCCCGCTGCGAATCGGCGGAGCCGTACCCGGAAACCGAAAGTCGCCATCGCCCTTTCCGGCGGCCCCGACTCCGTATACCTGCTCCATCGCACGCTGGAGTTGTGCGCCGAAAAAGGCGAACCGCCGCCGTTGGCGCTTCACTTGAATCACCGTCTCAGAGGGCTGGCGTCAGACGAGGATCAGCGGTTCGTCGAAACGCTCGCAGAATCGCTCGGCTTCCCCCTCGTCGTCGAGCGTGTCGAGGCCGCAGGGAACGGGGCAGCCCCGGGCCTCGAAGAACGCGCGCGCGAACAGCGATACGCCTTCCTCAAAAAGAGTTGCGAAGCCCGTGGCATTCGCCGCCTGCTGGTGGCGCACACGGCCGACGACCAGGTCGAGACGATCCTGATGCGATTTTTCGAGGGCTCCGGAATCACGGGGCTAAAAGGGATCCCCCGTTCCGGGGAAGGCGGGGTCGAACGGCCGCTCCTCGACGTGTGGCGGTCCGAGATCATCCAGGGCCTCGAAACCGCAGGGCACGCCTGGCGGTTAGACGAAAGCAACGCAGACATCCGGTTCGAACGCAACTGGCTCCGGAACATCCTGATTCCGCTGCTCGTCCAGCGATACGGCGCAGGGGTCACGTCGCGCATCCACCTGATGGGAGAGCGATTCCGCGAACTCGACGATTTTATCCGGTCGACCGCGACCCGCTGGATCCGGCGGAACCTCCGCGGAAACCCGCCTTCTTTTCGTCGTCCCTCATATTCCAGGCTACCGTCCCCCGTCCGGATTGCGGTTCTCTATCGGCTTGTCCTCGACCATGCCGGGAAAGCGGCGAACGAGCGGCTTCTGGGCCAGCTCGACCGCACCATCGTGGACGGAAGCCCCTCGGCCGCCATCCGGGCGGGGGGGAAGCTGCGCTTCCAGAACAACTACGAGATCGTGTCGCTGGTCCCCGGCGAATCGAATCCATTCCCCGACGCATCAAATCTTGGCAAGTCACGGGAAGCGTTGCCGAATTCCCCGGGGGTATATCATTGGGGCGGCCCGGTTCCTCTTGAAATCCGGATTACCGAGGTTTCACCGGCCGTCGCGGCAAAACGGATGAAAGCCTTCGCCGAACAATCGCCCTGGACCGTCTACTTCGATCCCGGTAAAATCCTTTTCCCGCTGTCGATCGGCCCGCTCGTCAAGGGAGACGCTGTCACCCCTTTCGGCGGGAAAGGCAGGCGGAAAGTGAAGGAGATCATGATCGACCGGAAGGTCCCGAGGGCCGAACGGTGGGGAAGGGGAGTCGTCCGGGATGCGAATGGCGATATTCTCTGGATCCCCGGCCTGTGCCGCTCCGAAACCGCTCCGGTCATTCCGGGCACACGGAAGCTCCTCTGCCTGTCCGCGCACCCGTTATGTTAA